Part of the Vibrio sp. SCSIO 43137 genome, ATTTTTTAAAGGATTATTCGATGGCGATACACTCCCGGGCAGGGCAGAAAGCACTGCAAGAAGATTTACATAATATTCCTGCGTTGGTTGCGAATTACTTTCTTCTGCAGCCAGATGCGGCAAATCCGGCCCACAAGGTTCAGTTCGGCACTTCCGGTCACCGCGGATGCGCGGATAAATCTACATTTAATGAGCATCATATTCTGGCCATCGCTCAGGCGATTGCTGAAGTGCGCTTAGCCCACGGAACCACAGGCCCCATATACGTAGGTAAAGATACTCATGCCTTGTCTGAAGCGGCTATCTATTCTGCTATTGAAGTATTGGTTGCCAATGGCATTCAGGTTGTGGTGCAAGAAGAGAACGGTTATACACCGACGCCGGGCATTTCTCATGCAATTCTGACTCATAATCTTAAGCATCAGGATAAAGCGGACGGGATTGTTATTACTCCGTCGCATAACCCGCCTCAGGATGGTGGTATCAAATACAACCCTCCTCATGGTGGTCCTGCAGAAGGGGAACTGACCTCTGCAATTGAAGACAGAGCCAACCAACTGATCGCAGAAGGCCTGACCGGGGTAAAAAGAATGCCTCTTGCACAGGCTAAGCAGAGTGAACTGCTATGCGAGCAGGACTTAGTTAAGCCTTATGTTGATGACTTAATCAATGTTATCGATATGCAAGCGATCCAGAAAGCGAAGCTGAAAATCGGTGTCGATCCTCTGGGTGGTTCAGGCATCGATTACTGGCGCCAGATTGCTGCGGCTTATCAACTGGATATTACCTTAGTGAGTGAAGCGATTGACCCATCTTTCCAGTTTATGTCTCTGGATAAAGATGGCGTTGTCCGTATGGATTGTTCTTCCCCATACGCCATGGCAGGTTTGCTGGCACTGAAAGATGAGTATGATTTAGCCTTTGGTAATGACCCTGATTACGACAGACACGGTATCGTGACTCCGTCAGGCTTGATGAACCCTAACCACTATCTGGCGGTTTGTATTGACTACCTGTACCGCCACCGTGATAACTGGGGCAAAGAGGTTGCCGTAGGTAAGACTCTGGTATCCAGTGCACTTATCGACAGAGTGGTAGCCGACCTTGGCCGGGAACTGTGTGAAGTTCCGGTTGGCTTTAAATGGTTTGTTGATGGCTTGTATAACGGTTCATTCGGTTTTGGTGGTGAAGAGAGTGCTGGTGCTTCCTTCCTGCGTAAGGATGGAACGCCTTGGTCTACAGATAAGGACGGTATTTTGCTTTGCCTTCTGGCTGCTGAGATTACTGCGGTAACCGGCAAGAACCCTCAGCAATATTATGAAGAGCTGGCAGCGAAACATGGTGCTTCTGAGTACAACCGCATTTCTGCTGTTGCCAATAGTGAACAGAAGAAGGTGTTATCTAAGCTCTCACCAGAGATGGTTTCAGCCGAAATGCTGGCAGGTGAGAAAATCACTGCCCGTCTGACTCATGCTCCGGGTAACGGTGCTGCTATCGGTGGACTAAAGGTGACTACTGAGAATGGCTGGTTTGCAGCCCGCCCATCTGGTACTGAAGAGATCTATAAGATTTACTGTGAAAGCTTTAAAGGTGAACAGCACCTTAAGCTGATTGAGAAAGAAGCTCAGGAGATTGTAAATCAGGTGTTTGCTGACGCTGGTTTATAATTAACCCTATAGCTGAGACTAAGCCGATACAATTTGTATCGGCTTTTTAGTATCTATCGTTTCTCTGGCCAGCCATCAGGAACAATCATCCAGAACTCACCGGACTCTGACTGACAATGTACAGTTCTGTCTGCCGGCATAGTGCTGTCCAGCAGCTTGTCAGGATTAGTTATGCCTGCCACCCAGTTTAGTTTATCCAGTGGATATAGTTTCTGTTTAATGCCATTTAGCTGGCTTTGATAACACCATTTTCCGTTACAGCATTCGGGGTTTAATGTATAGCCAAGGCAGTTATCAGGAACCCTTTGATCTAAGAAGGGGTTGATATAGAGCCGTCCCTGAATAAACAACATTTTCTTAGCGTGGCTAAACTGAGGAAACTGACGGGTAAATTCAGCACATGACGACATAGCCAGCTGATGGTTAAGCATCCGGTCGAGTTTGATATCCAGCCTGTCCTGACCTTCCGGTCCAAACCAGAGCCCGTCGTGTAACAGGTAAAATTTAAGTGCTACTTCCCAGTGTTCAATAGCTTGATTACAGACGATAAAATCAATAGCACCAAGTGTTTGTTTTCCCTGTTGAACCTGAAACTCTTCAAGCTCAACACGGTAATCAGGGTGATACTGAAACAGCTGATGGCATAGCTCCTGATAAACAAAACCCAACCTTGAGCTGCCGTTATATGCTGGTGGAGAAAATCCGTCACACTGCCTGAAAGGGTTATCGCTGACCGGAGCCTGATTTGCTATCAACAGCGTAGGCTGGCTGACAATCCACTGTGCAATTTTTCCGACAGATTCCTGCATAACAATCTCCTGTGATATGCTCAAATATACTCAAGTATAATACGGCACAGACCTTAATTTGGTATCAGAGAAAATGAACAATATAGAACTAGAAGCAATACTCAACCAAAAACTATCACCAGAGCTTATTAAAGATTACTGCCCGAATGGATTACAGATTGAGGGAGGTAGTGAAGTTAAAAAGATCATTACCGGTGTCACTGCCTCGCAGGCATTAATAGAAACCGCCATCGAAAAACAGGCTGATGCAATCTTAGTCCATCACGGCTATTTCTGGAAAGGGGAGCCTGAAGCAATCAGAGGTATGAAGGGTAAAAGAGTTAAGTCTCTGATTAAAAATGATATTAACTTATACGCTTACCATCTACCCCTTGATGTTCACCCTGAGCTTGGCAACAACGCCGAACTGGCAAGGTTACTTGAGATAAAGATTGAGGGCGGCTTTGAGGCTGGTCCGCAATCTGTTGCTCTGTTTGGCACATTAAAGCAACCGCTGAAGGCGTCAGAGTTTTCGCAACGTATAGAACAGGCGTTGAACCGTAAGCCACTGCATATAGCGCCTGAGTCAGACAAACTTATTCAGTCTGTCGGCTGGTGCACCGGAGGAGGGCAGGATTACATTGAACTTGCCGCCGCCAAAGGGCTGGATGCTTTTATTTCCGGCGAAATTTCAGAAAGAACCACCTATTCGGCCAGAGAGTTAGATATCCACTATTTTGCTGCCGGTCATCATGCCACCGAGCGGTATGGTGTTAAAGCACTGGGCGAGTGGTTAGCAACTGAACATGGTCTGGATGTAGAGTTTATTGATATCGATAACCCTGTATAACTATTTAATTTGAATAATTTTTTTCTTGCGTAATACTTGTCATTGAGGATGTTCTAATAAACAGAGTTGCCCTGACAGAACTGCTGCTCAGGGTAAAGCTCGGAAAACAAACGGAGTTGGCTAATGACACAGAAACGAGTGGAGTATTCGCAGCAAGAGAGCCTTATATCGACCACAACACCAGATAGCCATATTACTTACTGCAATGATGTGTTTTGCAGAGTTGCAGGTTACAAGCCCGAGGAACTAACAGGAAAGCCACACAATCTTATTCGTCACAAAGATATGCCAAAGGCGGCATTCGGTCAGTTATGGGATTATATCCAATCTGGTCAGAACTGGATGGGATTGGTAAAGAATCAGTGCAAAGAGAGTGACTCTCATTATTGGGTATCGGCTTTTGTTACACCGATTATGGACAGTCATGGTCAGGTTTTCGAGTATCAATCGGTACGCAGTAAACCTGACAATGAACAGATTGCGCGGGCAGAAAAGCTGTATAAATCAATCCTGTCCGGAAAATCCGGCAGCCGGATGCGACGTCGCTGGATAGACTGGAATCTGACACTTAATCTGGCCTGTGCCGGGAGCTTAGGTTTAACAGCTACCGGTATTACGGGATGGTGGCTGCCGGCAGTATTTGCCGGTCTGCAGATCCCTGTTAGTCTCTGGCTAAGGCAACGGCATAAGTCGGTTTTACGCTTAGCGAAGAAGCAGTACGACAACAGTCTGATGGAGCACCCCTATACCGGGTTTTATGATGACTGGTCTGCCATAGAACTGTCTGCAAAAATGAAAAGTGCAGAGCTAAGGGCAGTGACCGCCAGATCGGTAGAAACAACTCAAAAGATCCGCACGGCCAGCAAAGAGGAACTGAAAAGCCGCGAGACACTAACAGATAATATACATGAGCAGACAGTCGCGACTGATGCCATGTCTATGTCTGCGCAAGAAATGCTTGAGGCAATTGAGACTGTGGCGGTTAAGGCCAAAGAGAACGCAGATTATGCGCTTAGGGTGCAGAATATTGCCGAAAATGGTCAGGCAGTAGTTAATGACTCATTAAATGCCACTCAGCAGTTGCATCAAGAACTGCTCTCTTCTCAGTCTTCCCTTGAACAGCTAGATAAAGAAGTGCGCAGTGTAGAGAGTATTCTGGAGTTGATTCAGTCCATTGCAGAACAGACCAATTTGCTGGCCCTGAATGCTGCTATTGAAGCCGCAAGAGCGGGAGAGGCGGGCAGAGGCTTTGCCGTAGTCGCTGATGAAGTCCGTTCTCTGTCCGGTAAAACGGCTCAGTCGGTTGAGGATATTCGGCAAAAAATCGAAGGCCTGCAAAATACCGTTAAACAAACTAGTCAGACAATTGTTTCCGGACAACGCTTTTCTGATCAGAGTGTAGAGAGTACTCAGCAGAGTCATACGGCTTTTATTGATATTGTTGCTCAGATAGGTGTAGTGGGGAGTCAGTCTGAAGAGACTTCAGAGGCATTAAATGAGCAGGTAGCAGTAACCAATGAAATTGTTATGCATATTGAAAGAATGAAAGAGGCTGTTTCCGGCTCTGGTAACCTCTCTGAGTTGTCGGTGGACAGGACCAAGAAAGTGATAGGAGAGTTAGACAGTCTGGAAAGATTGATTAGTGCTTTCTGCAAGTAATACTAAACAGGCAGTAATAAACAAATCGCAATAAAAAACGCCTTCATTAGAAGGCGTTTTTGGTATTACTTTATGCGGAAATTATTCACGCTCATGCAGAGGTTCAAAATCACGCATCTGCTTGCCAGTATATAGCTGACGTGGTCGGCCGATACGGTTGTTTGGATCTGTGTGCATTTCGTTCCAGTGAGCAATCCAGCCTATGGTACGTGCC contains:
- the pgm gene encoding phosphoglucomutase (alpha-D-glucose-1,6-bisphosphate-dependent), which codes for MAIHSRAGQKALQEDLHNIPALVANYFLLQPDAANPAHKVQFGTSGHRGCADKSTFNEHHILAIAQAIAEVRLAHGTTGPIYVGKDTHALSEAAIYSAIEVLVANGIQVVVQEENGYTPTPGISHAILTHNLKHQDKADGIVITPSHNPPQDGGIKYNPPHGGPAEGELTSAIEDRANQLIAEGLTGVKRMPLAQAKQSELLCEQDLVKPYVDDLINVIDMQAIQKAKLKIGVDPLGGSGIDYWRQIAAAYQLDITLVSEAIDPSFQFMSLDKDGVVRMDCSSPYAMAGLLALKDEYDLAFGNDPDYDRHGIVTPSGLMNPNHYLAVCIDYLYRHRDNWGKEVAVGKTLVSSALIDRVVADLGRELCEVPVGFKWFVDGLYNGSFGFGGEESAGASFLRKDGTPWSTDKDGILLCLLAAEITAVTGKNPQQYYEELAAKHGASEYNRISAVANSEQKKVLSKLSPEMVSAEMLAGEKITARLTHAPGNGAAIGGLKVTTENGWFAARPSGTEEIYKIYCESFKGEQHLKLIEKEAQEIVNQVFADAGL
- a CDS encoding methyl-accepting chemotaxis protein produces the protein MTQKRVEYSQQESLISTTTPDSHITYCNDVFCRVAGYKPEELTGKPHNLIRHKDMPKAAFGQLWDYIQSGQNWMGLVKNQCKESDSHYWVSAFVTPIMDSHGQVFEYQSVRSKPDNEQIARAEKLYKSILSGKSGSRMRRRWIDWNLTLNLACAGSLGLTATGITGWWLPAVFAGLQIPVSLWLRQRHKSVLRLAKKQYDNSLMEHPYTGFYDDWSAIELSAKMKSAELRAVTARSVETTQKIRTASKEELKSRETLTDNIHEQTVATDAMSMSAQEMLEAIETVAVKAKENADYALRVQNIAENGQAVVNDSLNATQQLHQELLSSQSSLEQLDKEVRSVESILELIQSIAEQTNLLALNAAIEAARAGEAGRGFAVVADEVRSLSGKTAQSVEDIRQKIEGLQNTVKQTSQTIVSGQRFSDQSVESTQQSHTAFIDIVAQIGVVGSQSEETSEALNEQVAVTNEIVMHIERMKEAVSGSGNLSELSVDRTKKVIGELDSLERLISAFCK
- a CDS encoding DUF1853 family protein, whose translation is MQESVGKIAQWIVSQPTLLIANQAPVSDNPFRQCDGFSPPAYNGSSRLGFVYQELCHQLFQYHPDYRVELEEFQVQQGKQTLGAIDFIVCNQAIEHWEVALKFYLLHDGLWFGPEGQDRLDIKLDRMLNHQLAMSSCAEFTRQFPQFSHAKKMLFIQGRLYINPFLDQRVPDNCLGYTLNPECCNGKWCYQSQLNGIKQKLYPLDKLNWVAGITNPDKLLDSTMPADRTVHCQSESGEFWMIVPDGWPEKR
- a CDS encoding Nif3-like dinuclear metal center hexameric protein — encoded protein: MNNIELEAILNQKLSPELIKDYCPNGLQIEGGSEVKKIITGVTASQALIETAIEKQADAILVHHGYFWKGEPEAIRGMKGKRVKSLIKNDINLYAYHLPLDVHPELGNNAELARLLEIKIEGGFEAGPQSVALFGTLKQPLKASEFSQRIEQALNRKPLHIAPESDKLIQSVGWCTGGGQDYIELAAAKGLDAFISGEISERTTYSARELDIHYFAAGHHATERYGVKALGEWLATEHGLDVEFIDIDNPV